A region from the Kineothrix sp. IPX-CK genome encodes:
- a CDS encoding DUF6602 domain-containing protein, with the protein MDDLFPNSPHVEMVVFIEMNMFCTVIFRGVYMIKSIIELLSGLKENGIKDIEKYLCIKHGPTIGDMYEGLTKELINKAIFDNLELEVCSGFIKNSKGDYSRQIDCMIVVGEGEKIPETSKKVYSIDKVIAVIEVKKDLFSDDLASAYNNLLSVKSLSEPTRDMKIDMLEMAYKQIVGNALPNPEQIIELSEELQYTYHALVLEAYLPLRIAFGYDGFKSEESLRKSFVNHIDNMKGKKGGGIVSFPNLIISGEFSLIKTNGMPFALATDSNAWISYGSYNGNPLTLLIELIWTRLYYMYDEISYEIFGEEDKVEGINPFLIARGNANGWIYNVLNAKLAKGDDIWKPNEVTDIEYGIVHLLCNGKDISVFDQGFNDYCEENNTTVNKICKNLNEARITTVENGNLKLLTTNCVCAIYNGKFYVGEDSNGQMTRWLGRVQKI; encoded by the coding sequence GTGGATGATTTGTTTCCCAACTCCCCACATGTGGAGATGGTTGTATTTATTGAAATGAATATGTTTTGCACAGTAATTTTTAGAGGAGTATATATGATAAAAAGTATTATAGAGTTATTATCAGGCTTGAAAGAAAATGGAATAAAAGATATTGAAAAATATCTATGTATTAAGCATGGTCCGACTATTGGTGACATGTATGAAGGATTAACAAAAGAGCTAATTAATAAAGCTATATTTGATAATTTGGAATTGGAGGTATGTTCTGGGTTTATTAAAAACTCAAAAGGTGATTACAGTAGACAAATCGATTGTATGATTGTTGTTGGTGAGGGAGAAAAAATACCCGAAACAAGTAAAAAAGTATATAGTATTGATAAAGTTATCGCAGTTATAGAGGTAAAGAAAGACTTGTTTTCAGATGATTTGGCTTCAGCATATAATAATCTATTAAGTGTTAAGTCACTTTCTGAACCTACTAGAGATATGAAGATAGATATGTTGGAAATGGCATATAAACAAATTGTTGGAAATGCATTGCCTAATCCCGAACAAATTATTGAGCTGAGTGAAGAATTACAGTATACATACCATGCTTTGGTTTTGGAAGCATATTTACCTTTGCGAATAGCATTTGGATATGATGGATTTAAAAGTGAAGAGAGTCTAAGAAAATCTTTTGTTAATCATATAGATAATATGAAAGGTAAAAAAGGAGGAGGAATCGTCAGTTTTCCAAATCTAATTATATCTGGTGAATTTTCATTAATAAAAACAAATGGAATGCCTTTTGCTTTAGCAACAGATTCTAATGCATGGATTTCCTATGGATCTTACAATGGAAATCCATTAACATTGTTAATAGAATTAATTTGGACAAGATTGTATTATATGTATGATGAGATATCATATGAAATTTTTGGAGAAGAAGATAAAGTTGAAGGCATTAATCCGTTTTTAATAGCTAGAGGAAATGCTAATGGATGGATATATAATGTTCTTAATGCAAAGTTAGCAAAAGGAGATGATATCTGGAAGCCAAATGAAGTGACTGATATTGAATATGGAATAGTTCATCTACTTTGTAATGGCAAAGATATATCAGTATTTGATCAAGGATTTAATGATTACTGTGAAGAAAATAATACTACTGTTAACAAAATATGCAAAAATTTAAATGAGGCTAGAATAACCACAGTGGAAAATGGAAACTTGAAATTACTAACAACTAATTGTGTCTGTGCTATTTATAATGGAAAGTTTTATGTTGGTGAAGATAGTAATGGACAAATGACAAGGTGGTTGGGAAGAGTACAAAAAATATAA
- a CDS encoding uracil-DNA glycosylase family protein: MIDQIKKCQKCGLCNNQKPLMDCKKECQIVWVGLSAKKIESDDEIPLSVNTNTGMLINNIELKIGDVSTYKTNLVKCLPLNEEEKLRYPNKKEIDSCIGNLKKEINQLSPKIVFLLGEKVYSSVGKHFDIKFDKWKEFDYFYKENNGVYYVPIHHPSYIYVYKRKKVDQYIQSIQNIVNNLLETSL, translated from the coding sequence ATGATTGATCAAATAAAAAAATGTCAAAAATGCGGATTATGCAATAATCAGAAACCTTTAATGGATTGCAAAAAAGAGTGTCAAATTGTATGGGTTGGATTGTCCGCAAAAAAAATAGAATCAGATGATGAGATACCGTTATCAGTAAATACTAATACGGGAATGCTAATAAATAACATTGAATTGAAAATTGGAGATGTGTCTACATACAAGACCAATTTAGTTAAATGCTTGCCATTGAATGAAGAAGAAAAACTACGGTACCCCAATAAAAAGGAGATTGACAGTTGTATTGGGAACTTAAAAAAAGAAATAAACCAGTTATCACCTAAAATTGTTTTTCTTCTTGGAGAAAAAGTTTATTCATCTGTGGGAAAACACTTTGATATAAAATTTGATAAATGGAAAGAGTTTGATTATTTTTATAAGGAAAATAATGGAGTATATTACGTTCCGATACACCATCCGTCATATATTTATGTGTACAAAAGAAAAAAAGTAGATCAATATATTCAAAGTATTCAAAATATAGTTAATAATCTATTGGAAACTTCGTTATAA
- a CDS encoding B12-binding domain-containing radical SAM protein, translating into MKSVVILNSPIFKNTTDEHEEYLAPLGLGYIATYLEYNGFKVELIDCVKERLGVDDIVNTIVHIAPDYVGINVFTQNYHLVKNILENIEINCEYFIGGPAVKSIYEEILLWNINNNLSIVIGEGELILPDILNGQCKESPIKELKNKKVYRVDNNSDYLPKDISSIHLNRKYFKKEIITNHYGDNEASIITSRGCAFDCAFCGGARSLNNNVDIRIRTEQSVIEEINELLVLYTGIKSIRILDDLFLRNSKSIDMASRIFGHYPSIEWRGMVHAISLVNSLDKVELLKQSNCKELFMGIESGSQKIRNKINKIGTLNDIISVATEILRNGIDLKGYFIYGFPDETIEDFEATYELACKIMDISRNFKGVFRTSVFKFRPYHGTLLYKEIVAKKGEIPTCIQDEITNTLLDRNQFNFSSGNYSEVNDDVLNEFIIKTQNLVE; encoded by the coding sequence ATGAAGAGTGTAGTGATTTTGAATTCGCCTATTTTTAAAAATACAACAGATGAACATGAAGAATATTTAGCTCCTCTTGGCTTAGGATATATTGCCACATATTTAGAATATAATGGATTTAAGGTTGAACTAATAGATTGTGTAAAAGAAAGATTGGGTGTAGATGATATTGTTAATACAATTGTCCATATAGCTCCAGATTATGTCGGTATAAATGTTTTTACCCAAAATTATCATTTAGTTAAGAACATACTTGAGAACATAGAGATTAACTGCGAATATTTTATTGGAGGACCGGCAGTTAAAAGTATATATGAAGAAATATTGTTGTGGAATATAAATAATAATTTAAGTATAGTAATTGGTGAAGGAGAACTTATTTTACCTGATATCCTTAATGGACAATGCAAAGAGTCTCCAATAAAGGAATTAAAAAATAAAAAAGTATATAGAGTAGATAATAATTCGGATTATTTGCCTAAGGATATTTCCTCAATTCATTTAAATAGAAAGTACTTTAAGAAAGAGATAATAACAAATCACTATGGAGATAATGAAGCATCAATTATTACATCTCGGGGTTGCGCGTTTGACTGTGCATTTTGTGGTGGAGCAAGAAGCCTAAATAATAACGTTGATATTCGAATTAGAACAGAACAAAGTGTTATTGAAGAGATAAATGAATTGTTAGTATTATATACTGGTATTAAAAGTATAAGGATTTTAGATGATCTATTTTTAAGGAATAGTAAAAGTATAGATATGGCAAGTAGAATATTCGGTCATTATCCAAGTATAGAGTGGAGGGGAATGGTTCATGCTATTTCATTAGTCAATTCACTAGATAAAGTAGAATTACTAAAACAAAGTAATTGTAAAGAATTATTTATGGGGATTGAATCAGGCTCTCAAAAAATAAGAAATAAAATTAACAAAATTGGAACTTTGAATGATATAATAAGTGTTGCAACCGAGATATTAAGAAATGGGATTGACTTAAAAGGATATTTTATCTATGGTTTTCCAGACGAAACAATAGAAGATTTTGAAGCTACATACGAATTAGCATGTAAGATTATGGATATATCTAGAAATTTTAAGGGAGTATTTAGGACAAGTGTTTTTAAATTTCGTCCTTACCATGGAACTTTATTATATAAAGAAATAGTTGCAAAAAAGGGAGAAATTCCCACATGTATACAAGATGAAATTACTAATACATTACTTGATAGAAATCAGTTTAATTTTAGTTCTGGAAATTACAGTGAAGTTAATGATGATGTATTAAATGAATTTATAATAAAAACGCAAAATTTAGTGGAGTAA
- the tmk gene encoding dTMP kinase encodes MKINDLKGKFIAIDGPNGVGKSTLLAGVKSKLEELGYEVYFTKEPSETQLGNYTREYAENHGGLELACLVAANRYEHLSIEIIPNLENGKIVVSDRYLLSSLILQRMDGVSEEFILSVNHDVILPDLQITICADEDIIQKRLSERSILTRFEEGNQTLKELNYMKLGVQTLIKIGVNVLSVVNNDRPDVNIETIVNHIINLKEKQ; translated from the coding sequence TTGAAAATAAATGATTTGAAGGGAAAATTTATTGCAATAGATGGACCAAATGGAGTTGGAAAATCAACATTATTAGCAGGTGTAAAATCAAAATTAGAAGAATTAGGGTATGAAGTATACTTTACAAAAGAACCATCAGAAACGCAATTAGGTAATTACACTAGAGAGTATGCTGAAAATCATGGAGGATTAGAATTAGCTTGTTTAGTAGCTGCAAATAGGTATGAGCATTTGAGTATAGAAATCATTCCAAATTTAGAAAATGGAAAAATCGTGGTTTCAGATAGATATTTATTGTCTTCCTTAATTCTCCAAAGAATGGATGGTGTTAGTGAAGAATTTATATTAAGTGTAAATCATGATGTGATATTGCCTGATTTACAAATTACAATATGTGCAGATGAAGATATCATTCAAAAAAGGTTATCTGAACGCTCTATTTTAACAAGATTTGAAGAAGGAAATCAGACATTAAAAGAACTTAACTATATGAAACTAGGAGTTCAGACATTAATAAAAATAGGTGTAAATGTATTAAGTGTTGTAAATAATGACCGACCAGATGTGAACATTGAAACAATTGTTAACCACATAATAAATCTGAAGGAGAAACAATGA
- a CDS encoding ATP-binding protein — translation MSRKYRIILLTLSCIVLIGVGYVLERNFENLLKSFWFTSGFLLLILLSLVDQPFFSKDSNIFVNAITAGLSLLVIPIENRDAVFFFFLVLIVYLCVSSYSLMIIRKNSLKDENKAVQFFSRINRILGKPDVLFSAFFIWGALTQYASSSTKLNSLLLFWALFMLLNLPELAKVIEMLFSRKESTHFTGIGTIMGIQSTNIFLVKLDCTYKKNELFSFVEFKCSSDGEYKRGLIFESMLLDQEQWIKVISNQDFSSLCCNIPQIEKPIEDIVYLLDSISDDCIVNKFIGLITDGSKIGKIKFLYASKVCVAEGSMLEVNVNENKVLYQIVDGITHTESLANKNETGYIIGEAIQLGTWNKEKFQFEKYGWVPNMNSPVYLASDIDETTTTSNEIILGNLPGTNYPVILDKKVAITHHTAIIGVTGTGKSIFSRNIIREYIKDENVKVICVDFTGEYKEKFADLKPKSIIDDETSRKLFNDIDFIENEMANNYNKDTANSRKKKIEVYDKVISSVKEFIVSDDEKLSIFELPEVQNTSGVMKYTQTFFKALFKIAKEQENYGKCICLVLEEAHTIIPESNFAGISDKVSQPLINSIAQIALQGRKYNIGLLVIAQRTANVSKTILTQCNSIISFQEYDKTSIDFLSNYFGQEISSALNKLQFRQAVAAGKAFKSSVPMIFEVPEIKEMDSEH, via the coding sequence ATGAGTAGAAAATATCGAATTATTTTATTAACACTTTCGTGTATAGTATTAATTGGTGTAGGTTACGTATTAGAAAGAAATTTTGAAAATTTATTGAAGAGTTTTTGGTTTACTTCAGGTTTTTTGCTATTGATATTGTTATCTTTGGTTGACCAACCATTCTTTTCTAAAGATTCAAATATATTTGTAAATGCTATAACAGCAGGTTTATCTTTATTAGTTATACCTATTGAAAATAGAGATGCTGTATTTTTCTTTTTTTTAGTTTTAATTGTATATTTGTGCGTATCAAGTTATTCATTGATGATTATTAGAAAGAATTCGTTAAAAGATGAAAATAAAGCTGTGCAGTTTTTTTCACGTATAAATCGTATTCTAGGGAAACCAGATGTACTTTTTTCGGCTTTTTTCATATGGGGAGCACTAACTCAATATGCATCTTCTTCAACAAAGTTAAATTCGTTATTACTTTTCTGGGCATTATTCATGTTACTTAACTTACCAGAATTAGCTAAAGTAATAGAGATGTTATTTTCTCGAAAAGAAAGTACTCATTTTACAGGGATTGGGACGATAATGGGTATTCAATCAACAAATATTTTTTTAGTTAAATTAGATTGTACATATAAGAAAAATGAACTTTTTAGTTTTGTTGAGTTTAAGTGCTCTTCAGATGGTGAATATAAGAGGGGACTGATATTTGAATCAATGTTATTGGACCAAGAACAGTGGATAAAAGTTATTTCAAATCAAGATTTTAGCTCACTATGCTGTAACATTCCACAAATAGAAAAACCAATTGAAGACATTGTTTATTTATTGGATAGTATTTCTGATGATTGTATTGTAAATAAGTTTATTGGCTTAATTACAGATGGAAGTAAAATCGGGAAAATAAAATTTTTATATGCATCAAAAGTATGTGTTGCCGAAGGAAGTATGTTAGAAGTAAATGTAAATGAAAATAAAGTGTTATATCAGATTGTAGATGGAATAACACACACTGAGTCTTTGGCAAATAAAAATGAAACAGGATATATTATTGGAGAAGCTATACAATTAGGAACTTGGAATAAAGAAAAATTTCAATTTGAAAAATATGGTTGGGTACCAAATATGAATAGCCCTGTTTATCTTGCATCAGACATTGATGAAACAACAACGACTTCAAATGAAATTATATTAGGAAATTTACCAGGAACAAATTATCCAGTAATTCTTGATAAGAAGGTCGCTATTACGCATCATACTGCTATTATCGGTGTTACTGGTACAGGTAAATCAATATTTTCAAGAAATATAATTAGAGAGTATATTAAGGATGAGAACGTAAAAGTTATATGTGTTGATTTTACAGGAGAATATAAAGAAAAATTTGCTGATTTAAAACCGAAATCTATAATTGATGATGAAACATCAAGAAAATTATTTAACGATATCGACTTTATTGAAAATGAGATGGCTAATAATTATAATAAAGATACTGCAAATTCAAGAAAGAAAAAAATTGAGGTATATGATAAGGTAATTTCTTCTGTCAAAGAATTTATTGTTTCAGATGATGAGAAGTTAAGTATTTTTGAACTTCCCGAGGTACAAAATACTTCAGGGGTTATGAAGTATACACAAACGTTTTTTAAAGCTTTATTCAAGATAGCGAAAGAGCAAGAAAATTATGGCAAGTGTATTTGTTTGGTACTTGAAGAAGCGCATACAATAATTCCAGAATCAAACTTTGCTGGAATTTCGGATAAAGTATCACAACCTCTGATTAATTCGATTGCTCAAATTGCCTTACAAGGAAGAAAATATAATATTGGTCTTTTAGTAATTGCACAAAGAACAGCAAATGTTTCAAAGACGATTCTTACACAATGCAATTCAATTATTTCATTTCAAGAATATGATAAAACTAGTATAGATTTTTTGTCTAATTATTTTGGACAAGAAATCTCCAGTGCACTAAATAAACTTCAGTTTCGACAAGCAGTAGCAGCAGGGAAGGCTTTCAAATCGAGTGTCCCAATGATATTTGAAGTGCCTGAGATTAAAGAGATGGATTCAGAACATTAA
- a CDS encoding DUF6061 family protein → MNGIYARYNEQKNYIDVTVYEAGYVLRIDCGKWEDGIKTTMNSQGRLDALAIDDPLEYVRLALDEELQVWVEAMDDDSVW, encoded by the coding sequence ATGAATGGAATATATGCAAGGTATAATGAACAGAAAAATTATATTGATGTAACGGTATATGAAGCAGGATATGTATTACGGATAGATTGTGGGAAGTGGGAAGATGGAATTAAGACCACTATGAATTCACAGGGTAGACTGGATGCATTGGCAATTGATGATCCGCTGGAATATGTAAGATTGGCATTGGATGAGGAATTGCAGGTATGGGTGGAGGCTATGGATGATGATAGTGTGTGGTAG
- the metA gene encoding homoserine O-acetyltransferase MetA: MPIKTQNDLPAKGILENENIFVVDENRALHQDIRPLQICILNLMPIKQDTELQLLRALSNSPLQVDVSFMKMNSHRSLNTSMNHLNKFYNTFDELRENKYDGLIITGAPVEQIAFEEVDYWDELCEIMEWSKRNVTSTLHICWGAQAGLYYHYGLNKELLPEKLFGIYEHKIMNRKIPLVRGFDDYFLVPHSRHTTVSADEVHACKELMVLAESQEAGVTLCMAGEGKQIFVMGHPEYDRMTLHNEYVRDKEKGLPIDIPQNYYPNNDPEQKPSLQWRAHCNCLYVNWLNYYVYQVTPYEL; the protein is encoded by the coding sequence ATGCCAATTAAGACACAGAATGATTTGCCTGCAAAAGGGATACTGGAAAACGAAAATATATTTGTGGTGGACGAAAACAGAGCACTTCATCAGGACATTCGTCCGCTGCAAATCTGTATTTTGAATCTTATGCCCATCAAGCAGGATACGGAACTTCAATTGTTAAGGGCGCTGTCGAACAGCCCTCTTCAAGTGGATGTATCGTTCATGAAAATGAACAGCCACCGCTCACTCAATACATCTATGAACCATTTGAATAAATTCTATAATACCTTCGATGAATTGAGGGAAAACAAATACGACGGTTTGATTATTACCGGAGCGCCGGTGGAGCAGATTGCCTTTGAAGAGGTGGATTATTGGGATGAACTGTGCGAAATCATGGAATGGTCCAAGCGAAATGTGACCTCTACTTTACATATCTGCTGGGGAGCACAGGCCGGACTTTACTATCATTACGGACTGAACAAGGAACTTCTTCCGGAAAAGCTTTTCGGCATATATGAGCATAAGATAATGAACCGGAAGATTCCTCTCGTAAGGGGATTTGACGATTACTTTCTCGTTCCTCACAGCCGGCATACGACGGTATCCGCAGATGAAGTACACGCATGCAAAGAGCTGATGGTACTGGCGGAATCGCAGGAAGCCGGAGTGACGCTCTGTATGGCAGGGGAAGGAAAGCAAATATTTGTCATGGGACATCCGGAGTACGACCGCATGACGCTTCATAACGAATATGTGCGCGATAAGGAAAAGGGGCTGCCCATAGACATCCCGCAAAATTACTACCCGAACAATGACCCTGAACAAAAGCCGAGTCTCCAGTGGAGAGCTCATTGCAACTGCTTGTATGTGAACTGGCTGAATTATTATGTATATCAGGTTACGCCGTATGAGTTGTAG
- the ligA gene encoding NAD-dependent DNA ligase LigA — MNKRDDKTKRMRELTELLNRASKAYYAENTEFMSNFEYDKLYDELAQLEEETGTVLANSPTIHVGYAAVEELPKERHERQMLSLGKTKSREELRDWVQEQTALLSWKLDGLTVVLTYFDGKLAKAITRGNGEVGEVVTNNAKTFRNLPVSIPYKGELILRGEAVITYSDFDKINAGIEEVAAKYKNPRNLCSGSVRQLNNEITAKRNVNFFAFALVKADGVDFHNSREEQFLFLQEQGFQTVEFKKVDKNTIIPVIEDFEKKIENYDVPSDGLVIVYNDIAYGQSLGTTAKFPRDSIAFKWEDEVRETMLKEIEWSPSRTGLINPVAIFEPVELEGTTVSRASVHNISILRGLKLGIGDRITVYKANMIIPQIAENLTKSDNVELPKECPACGGNTEVRKVNEVQSLYCINPFCSAKKIKAFTLFVSRDAMNIEGLSEATLEKFIARGYIHEYADIFHLEKYKDEIIEIEGFGEKSYTNLINSIETARKTTLPRLIYSLGIANIGLANAKMICRYYRYDLNAMIEADTEDLNGIDGIGGVIAAAFYQYFREENNKANLENLLKEIEIEVEEAQEGSEMLTGKVFVVTGSLNIYASRNDLKEAIEKMGGKVTGSVTSKTDCLINNDIASSSSKNKKAKELQVPILTEQQFIEQFLGGENHAN, encoded by the coding sequence ATGAATAAAAGAGACGATAAAACAAAAAGAATGAGAGAATTAACGGAGTTGCTCAATCGGGCTTCTAAAGCGTATTATGCAGAAAATACGGAATTCATGAGCAATTTCGAATACGATAAATTGTATGACGAGCTGGCACAGTTGGAGGAAGAAACAGGAACAGTTCTGGCTAACAGCCCCACGATACATGTAGGCTATGCGGCTGTGGAGGAACTGCCGAAGGAGCGTCATGAAAGACAGATGTTATCTTTGGGAAAGACGAAGAGCAGAGAAGAGCTTCGGGATTGGGTGCAGGAACAAACTGCATTATTATCGTGGAAATTAGACGGATTAACCGTTGTTTTGACATATTTTGACGGAAAACTTGCAAAAGCGATTACCAGAGGGAACGGAGAAGTGGGAGAAGTTGTTACAAATAATGCCAAGACTTTCCGCAATCTGCCGGTATCCATTCCTTATAAAGGAGAATTGATACTTCGTGGCGAGGCAGTAATAACATATTCCGATTTCGACAAAATAAATGCAGGAATAGAAGAGGTAGCGGCAAAATACAAAAATCCTCGCAATCTTTGCAGCGGTTCTGTAAGACAGCTGAACAATGAAATAACTGCAAAGCGGAATGTGAATTTTTTTGCATTTGCTCTTGTAAAAGCGGATGGAGTTGATTTTCATAATTCCAGGGAAGAACAGTTTTTATTTTTGCAGGAGCAGGGATTTCAGACCGTAGAATTTAAAAAAGTAGATAAGAATACTATTATCCCCGTTATTGAAGATTTTGAAAAAAAGATTGAAAACTACGATGTACCGTCGGACGGATTGGTCATCGTTTATAATGACATTGCTTATGGGCAATCTTTAGGGACCACCGCAAAATTTCCCAGAGATTCTATCGCTTTTAAATGGGAGGATGAAGTAAGGGAAACAATGCTGAAGGAGATCGAATGGAGTCCGAGCAGAACCGGCCTCATCAATCCCGTAGCGATTTTCGAGCCGGTAGAACTGGAAGGAACCACTGTGAGCCGTGCGTCGGTTCATAACATAAGTATTCTGCGCGGGCTGAAGCTGGGAATCGGCGACCGCATTACTGTATATAAGGCCAATATGATCATCCCGCAAATCGCTGAGAATCTGACAAAAAGCGATAATGTGGAGCTTCCCAAGGAATGTCCGGCGTGCGGAGGAAATACTGAGGTCAGAAAGGTGAATGAGGTACAATCGCTATATTGCATTAATCCATTTTGCAGCGCGAAGAAAATAAAGGCGTTTACCTTATTTGTAAGCAGGGATGCCATGAACATCGAGGGGCTTTCGGAGGCTACGCTAGAGAAATTCATAGCCAGGGGATATATTCATGAATATGCGGATATTTTTCATCTGGAGAAATATAAGGATGAAATCATAGAGATAGAGGGATTTGGGGAAAAATCGTATACAAACCTTATAAACAGTATTGAGACCGCAAGAAAGACGACTTTGCCCCGCCTGATTTATAGTCTTGGAATTGCCAATATAGGCCTGGCGAATGCGAAGATGATATGCAGATATTACCGCTATGATCTTAATGCTATGATAGAGGCAGATACGGAGGATTTAAACGGAATTGACGGAATTGGCGGGGTAATAGCCGCTGCCTTTTATCAATATTTCAGAGAAGAAAACAACAAAGCGAATCTGGAGAACCTGTTAAAAGAAATAGAAATAGAAGTGGAAGAGGCACAGGAGGGCAGCGAAATGCTGACCGGAAAGGTATTTGTCGTCACCGGAAGCCTTAATATTTACGCCAGCCGCAATGATTTGAAGGAAGCGATTGAGAAGATGGGCGGAAAAGTGACCGGGAGCGTGACATCAAAAACCGATTGCCTGATCAACAACGATATTGCCTCTTCTTCATCGAAAAATAAGAAGGCTAAGGAACTGCAAGTACCGATTCTTACGGAGCAGCAATTTATAGAACAGTTTTTAGGAGGAGAAAATCATGCCAATTAA
- a CDS encoding pseudouridine synthase, protein MERLNKYLAACGVCSRRDADKLIEEGRVTVNGKAAAIGSMVSDSDTIAVNGKTIGGKNKKVVLAYYKQVGVTCTQRDKYAEKKISDQLKYPVRLTYAGRLDKDSEGLIIMTNDGMLIDAMMRGANRHEKEYVVKVAKEISQEFLESMARGVRLEELDITTRPCDIKKLGKYTFDIILTQGVNRQIRRMSKTLGYEVKEIKRTRVMNVELASLKPGEYRRLQGEELQQLYETCGMRAAAIGN, encoded by the coding sequence ATGGAACGTTTAAATAAATATTTGGCGGCGTGTGGTGTATGCTCCAGACGAGATGCGGATAAGCTGATTGAGGAAGGGCGTGTGACAGTAAATGGAAAAGCAGCCGCTATCGGCAGTATGGTAAGCGATTCGGATACGATTGCCGTAAACGGAAAAACCATAGGCGGGAAGAATAAAAAGGTGGTTTTGGCCTATTATAAGCAAGTAGGAGTCACTTGTACGCAGCGGGATAAATATGCGGAGAAGAAGATCAGCGATCAGCTAAAGTATCCGGTCCGACTGACTTATGCGGGCAGACTGGATAAGGATTCCGAGGGGCTTATCATTATGACTAATGACGGAATGCTGATTGATGCGATGATGCGTGGAGCCAACCGTCACGAAAAGGAGTATGTGGTGAAGGTGGCTAAAGAGATCTCGCAGGAGTTTTTAGAATCGATGGCGAGAGGTGTTCGTCTGGAAGAGCTGGATATTACAACAAGGCCGTGTGACATTAAGAAGCTTGGAAAGTATACCTTTGATATAATACTGACCCAAGGAGTCAATAGACAGATTCGGAGAATGTCGAAAACTTTGGGCTACGAGGTAAAAGAAATAAAAAGAACACGTGTTATGAATGTCGAGCTTGCAAGCTTAAAGCCCGGAGAGTATCGCAGACTCCAGGGAGAAGAATTGCAGCAGTTATATGAAACATGCGGGATGCGGGCCGCAGCAATTGGAAATTAG